GCAGACCATGGGTGCTGACCGCGTTGTGATCACGGGCATGGGGTGGGTCACACCGCTCGGGTTTGACGTGGACACGGTCTGGTCGCGTCTTTTGAAGGGCGATATCGCGATTGGCCCCGTTACCCGCTACGACCACGAGACATTTGCAACAAACTTTGCCGCCCAGGTGCCCGAGTTTGATCTTGCAGACTTTGTCGATGACGCGAAGCGATTCTCGCATGTGCGCATTAATACGAAGTTTGCGCTTGCGGCTGGCGCGGTTGCGTGCAGGCAAGCCGGGTTGAACATCAGCGCGATGCGCGATCCGCGTCGTGTTGGTATCTACCTGGGTGCGGGTGAAGGGCCGATCGATTCCGACCCTTTCTTTACAACAAATCTCGTTGGTTGGGATGCTGAGCAGCGCACGATGGTCGGTGAGAAGTGGTTCGCGCACGCGATGGAAGCGCTCAATAAGGAGAACGAGCTTGAGCAGGATCCACACATGGCGATCCATCATCTTGCCCGTGCGTTCGGGGCGCGCGGGCCAGCGCTCAACTGCATGACCGCGTGCGCAGCAAGCACGCAGTCTGTTGGTGAAGCGAGCGAGATGATCCGTCGTGGCGATGCCGATGTCATGCTCGCGGGTGGTGCGCATTCCATGATTCATCCGCTCGGGATGACAGGGTTCATTCGTCTGACCGCGATGTCGACGCGCCGTGATGATCCACAGCACGCGTCGCGTCCATTCGATCGATCGCGCGAGGGATTTGTCATGGGAGAGGGTGCGGGCATTGTGGTGCTCGAATCACTCGACCACGCACTCGCGCGCGGCGCAACACCTATCGCTGAACTCGCAGGGTATGGATCATCGGCTGACGCGTTCCGCATTACCGACATCCAGCCCGATGGTCTTGGTGCGCAGGCTGCAATGAACGATGCGCTCGGGCAAGCGGGAGTCGACCCACGTACCACAGACGCGAGTGGCAGACCGCGTGTGCATTACATCTCCGCGCACGGCACCGGCACGCAGGAGAACGACGCGATCGAGACGAAAGCCGTCAAGGGTGTTTTCGGAGAGCTTGCGCCGAAGGTGCCGTTCTCGTCAGTGAAATCCATGATGGGCCATCTCATCCAGGCAGCGGGCGTTGTCGAGATGATGACGTGCGTGCAGGCGATCCGCACCGGCTGGGTGCCACCAACCGTAAACCTGAACGATCCTGATCCCGAGTGCGATCTCGATTATGTGCGGAACAAGGCTCGTGACCTGAACGCTGCTGGCGGTGTCGATGTGTGCCTGTCAAACGGGTTCGGGTTTGGCGGGCAGAACGACTGTGTGTGTGTGCGGAAGTTCGCGTAAGCAGATATCTCAAACAAACGAACAACCGGAGGCTGATGACCTCCGGTTGTTTTGTATCTGACTGGATTCGCTCACGCGTCCGGTGCGTGCTTGTCCATGCGTTCCATCGCGAAAAACAATGCGCCTGCACCAGCAATGAGTGCGATCAGCATGATCCACGGACTCAGGTGCAACTGCTCAGGAATCGTCACCTTCCCGAGATCCTGCACCTTCAGCACATTCTTGTTGAGCCAGGGATAGATCTCCGCATACACCGCTGCGCCAACAACCATGCCGACGACACCGAAGATCGCGTGGCGTGATCCCTCGCCGATCGCAGCGACGGCTGTACCGGGGCAGTACCCGAGCAATGCCATTCCGATGCCAAAGATCAATCCGCCACCTCCGACCGCAACGAGTGCTGCGGTTTTCACATGCGACTTGATATCCATGCCAAACGCTTTCATCGCGTACAGGCCCACGCCGCCCACAATAATTGCGGTCAGCATTGTCTTCAGCACAGTGTTGTCCTTGAACCTGAACTGGTTGACGATGACATCGAACCGTGTCACGCCGCCCTTCTGGAGCAGGAATCCGAACACGAGCCCTGTCAGCACACCGAGCAGCAGATTTGAAGGACTGTCAAACCAGGCACTTGCGAGTGTCACGTTAGGCATTGGTCACCTCCGTTGTTGATGTGGAGTCGGTGCTTGCTGGAACTGCGCACGCTGCGCCCTTTCTGCCGTAGAGCAGTAGCGCTGTCGGCACGCCTCCAAGAAACATTGCGGCCATAAACACATACGCCGATGTTGAGAGCTGCAACCCGCCGGAGATCCCGTGTCCTGATGTGCAGCCGCCAGCCATGCGTGCGCCGATGATGAGAATGATGCCGCCGAGAAACGCTGCGCCGTAGCGGAGCCCGCGTGATGATCCGAACCTGCTGGTCCAGATCGCGGGAACGTGTTCTTTGAGACTCGCGTGCGCAAGCCTGGCTGCGATGAACGCGCCAATCGCCAGCGCGATGACCAGCATGAACTGCCAGTCGAACACGGGTTTGAGTGTTTCGCCGGACCCGAGATACTTCGCGATGTACGCGCTGTTCTCGGCGTGGTCCTTTGCGACAACGCGCTCGACTGCGCCAGCAGCGCGCACGGCTGTTGTTGATGCGCCGAGCGCCTTGCCCATGAACACGAACGTGATCCACGAGAGCACACCGATCGACGCGCCAACCGCGTACGGCGACCATCGTGGAATGGTCAGTGGATTCTTCATCGTGCATTCTCCTTTTGATTGACTGGCGGCCTATCACACGATGGCTCGCCTCGATATCTCCGGTGCACGCAGTCCATGATGGACCGCAGCCCCGGTTCTGCGATTGTGTAAAACATCTTGCGTCCCTCGCGCTCCGCATCGAGCAGTCCGCGATCCCGCATCATGCCCAAGTGCTCCGATGCGGCGTGGGGTTGGATCTCGCACAGTTCCGCAATCTCGCCGACGGTCAGCCGGTGGTCGAGCAGCACCTCGATCATGCGAAGACGGACCGGATGGGCGAGCGTGCGGAAGCACTCGGCTGCTTCCGTCAGGTCGTCGAGAGATGTGATCCATGTAAAGTCGCTCATATTTATCAATATATCGTTACTTTTCGATATATCCATAAATAGGATGCGGAAATCTGCTCTTGGTGACCGTCTGGAACGATTTTCTGTCGTTGAGAAAGAGATTCAGCACCGGAGAAGCAGCAAATAGTCCTATAAATATGAAGAATCGTCTTGCAGAAGAATGACCAGACTCGCTACTGTCGCTACCCGACGGAAAAAACGTCTCTCTCAGATAGGATCACGCATGAGTACATCAGCACCCAATACCGCTGCGTCGTCGCAGGACAACGCGACAAAGTCGATGGACAAGATCATGGCGCTGTGCAAGCGCCGTGGGTTCATCTATCCCGCCAGCGAGATCTATGGCGGTATCAACGGATTCTGGGATTACGGCCCGCTCGGCTCGCAGCTCAAGAAGAACCTCCGCGACGCGTGGTGGCAGGACATGATCATGAACCCGTGCTGGGGGCGCACCGGTCCTAATGGAAGGCGTGTTGAGACTGTGCCCGTGGAAACGTGCATCATCCAGAATCCAAAGGTATGGGAAGCATCGGGGCACCTTGCAGGGTTTGCTGATCCGATGCGGAAGTGCGCGAGTTGTGGGCACTTTGTGCGCGCAGATCAGTTGTGGGACATCATCGTGACATCGTCGGACTGGTTCAACTCGATGATCCAGGAGTTTGAGCCTTCACCGGAAGGGACAAAGTACCCAAAGGTCGATGCACAACGTCTGATGCAGTGGGCGAAAAAGAAGGGCAAGAAACTTGCTCCGAATCTTGCGGTCGTGAAGAACACCGAAGTCACGATGAGTTTTCTTGCGACACGTATCAACGGGCAGCCCGACGCGCCGCTGGATGTGACCGAAATCACGCAGTATATTGCAACCGAGCAGCTTGATGCGACAGGATTGCAGGATCCATGTCCGCGCTGTGGCGGCCCACTCGGTGAACCCGCTGCATTCAAACTGATGTTTGAGTCATATTCAGGATTGACGCAGACCGAGGATAGCAAGGTATATCTGCGCCCCGAGACTGCGCAGGGGATATTCATTCACTTCAAGAATGTTGTAGATACATCGCGCGTGAAGCTTCCATTTGGTATCGGTAACACGGGAAAGTCGTTCCGGAATGAGATCACGCCTCGCAACTTCACGTTCCGGTCGCGCGAGTTCGAGCAGGCCGAGCTTGAGTTCTTCTGTCATCCAGATGATTCGCAGGATTGGTACACGTTCTGGCGTGATTTTCGCATGGAGTGGTGGCAGTCCATCGGGCTTGCCGGTGTGAATCTGACTTTGCGCGAGCACGACAAGGACGAGTTGAGCCATTACTCAGTTGGTACAAGCGACGTGGAATACAAGTTCCCTTTTACTGCGCCCGAGTTTGGTGAGCTCGAAGGCATCGCCCATCGAGGCAACTTCGACCTGACGCAGCATCAGAAGCACTCGGGTGCGAAGCTTGAGTACTTTGATACAGAGCGGGGAGAGCTCGCGCCCAACGGGCAGCCCAAGGGTGAGCGGTATTTGCCGCATTGCATTGAGCCAGCAGCGGGTCTTGATCGAGGTGTGCTCGCATTGATCTGCGAGGCATACACCGTTGATGAGACGCGCCCCAGCCCGGAGTTGATGAAGTTCCATCCTCGCATCGCGCCGATCAAGGCTGCCGTGTTCCCGCTGGTAAAGAAGGACGGCATGCCTGAAGCAGCGGAGAAGCTGCACGCGGAGCTGCGCGCCAAGTTCGGTCGTCTCGGGTTCATTGAGTACGACGAGAAACAGTCGATCGGGAAGCGCTACGCACGCATGGACGAGGCTGGGTGCCCGTTCTGTTTCACGATCGACGGCGAGACGCTGACCGACGGTACGGTGACGGTGCGCGATCGCGATACCGGTGCGCAGGAACGCATGCCGATGGAGAACGTCAGTGCATTCCTCGCAGAGAAGCTGGGCGTGTAATGCTGCTCACGATGCATCGGATGAATCGGTTTCGAGCGATCGAACAACATCGTCGCAGAGCTCCTTCAACCAGTCGGCATCAGCCTGCTGATCATTTGGTCCGGGCATGCCCGCTTCTTTGATGACTGCTGACCAGCCGGCATAGATTGCGGTGAGCTCGTTGATCCGTTCTTTGCTTTGGAACCGACCCATCCGCGAGATTGATTCTGAAACGATGCTGATCGCGACAGTGCGTACGTGGATGTCTGCACTTGTGAGCATGACTCGAAACACGTCCTCGTTCTCTCTAAGAAGCTCGGGATTCAGGAACATGCCGAACGATCCCGGTGCCAGCAAAGCCAGATTCGGGTCCTGACGCAAACAGTCGAGTATGACTCGGGCGTGTTGCAGCATGTCATCTGACGGCTCATCCTCAGTCGCGGTGGACAGAAGCGAAAACAACTCAAGTTGGGCAATACGGAGTCGCAGACGTGGTGACGAGCTTTCCTTTGCTCTGTCAAAAAGCTCAGAGAGCGAGGGCGGAAGAACGCCATGCAGCTCGAAGTTCCACAGCGGGAAGAGCACACTCGACTGGATCTGATTGTCCAGTGTGTCGTCCTCAAGGATGTGCATGATCGCCTCGCGAGCAGCGGGGCTTTGTGAGCCGATTGCAATGAGCGCAGATGCGTAGCGTGAAAGCTCATAGATGCGTGTCCATAATGCGCGGTTGCCATTTGCAGGCAGGGGCGTCATGATGTTTGCAACCAGTGGTTCGATGAGATGATCGACCCGATCGGGCGATTCGTTTGGGTCTGCGAGCACGAGAAACACGAGCGATTCGGCAATCCCATCAGATAAGATCCACAAGCCTGATGAGTACATCGACTGGTCCGAATCGAGCAGGCGCTCAAGCATTGCGACGAGATCGTCGCTCGTGACCCTGTCTTTGTGCTTTGCAATCGCATGGGCCATCTCGTCAAGCGGTTGCTGTGCGATCATTGTTGCGGCTGTTGCGCGTGCAGCATCGGACCTCTGAAGATCAAGAAGTACAGTAACGGCATGCCGTGCAATAGATTTCTCAAAGTAGAGTGAATCTGGCGTGTTACTATCGCCACGATTGACATATGTAGAATACAAGCGGCTTCCACGCTTGATCGTTTCTTCGTCGTCTGAGAACAGCAGCGAGTGGATTTTTCTTCGTATCAACCAGTCGTCGAGCAACAGGAACCGCCGCGCGCCAATGCGCCCTGTGAGTGATGCGTCGATGTCGTGGTTGATCGTCCAGTCTTCATCGAACCAATCATCGGGAAGTTGTGTTGTACCCAGTACAAGCGCCCATGTCGGCACCATAGCAACGACACCACCACGCTGGTAGCGCTCGACCAGATATGAGCTGAAGCCCAGAAGCAGGAGAAAGATGCCCAGAGCGATCTTCCATCGCTGTTTCCTTGCGCGGAGAAGATCTTCTTCTGCAAAGACTTCTCGACCGCACTCGGGACAGACGCAGATTGGTGTTGGATTGTCAGTTGAAGAAGCACTCTTCGGTGAAGCCTCAGCACTTCGCGGCGTTGCAGCCATGTCGTACCAGCACGCGGGGCATCGCTGCCTGCCTCGGGACCGATCACCGACAACACCCCAGACAATATTTGCGATCGCACCAAGTGCGAGCCCGCACGCAAGCACGAAGAGGCCGCCATGCGTGCTGCTTGTGCCAACGCCGAACTGATCCAGCGACTGCTCAAGGGTGACAGCAAGCCCAATCGTCCCCAGGGAGAGAATGAATGCGATAACAGCAGCAGAGAATGTGGCAGTTGGTGATGAAGTTCTTGCGTTGACAATGCTTGAGAGTGTTCGCTTTGGCCTTTGCTTGGAGGGGAGTGGTTCGGTGTTGCCTTTGGCCAGTCGGCGTTCCTTCGCGAGTTTCTCATCGCGTTTTTCAATGCCTGCACGCACGAACAGCGATATGCTCCACGAGAGCAATACTCCAGCGATCAGCCAGCAGATCGTGACAGGATGGAACAGCCAGTGCTGGGGAAGCATGCACCTGATTGTACGGAATACCGCTCAATCAGGATGCCCATATGAGTGCGGTTAACAAGAAAAGGAGCCCCGACGTGTGTCGGGGCTCCTGTCGTCTCACGGTGTTGTGAGTGAGCTCTTACTTCTTTGCAGCCTTGTACTCATTGAGTGCCTTGGTGTACTGCTCCTTGGCACGCTCCGGAACAAGTTCGACAGCCTTTGTCTGGATCTCGATTGCTCGATCGATTTCACCCTTGAGGAAGTAGACACGCGCGAGGGTGTCCATGATGGCGGGGCTCTCGCCGCCCGAAATCTTGTCGGCGTTCTCGGCAGCCTTGGATGCTAAGTTCAGGTCGCGCTTTTCGATAGCCGCCTCGGGATTGACGATCGCCCACGCGATTGCGTTCAGTTTGTTTGCATCCTTTGCGCTCATCGCGCCTTGGACCAACTCCTCACCGAGTCCGTACGCCTTGTTAAACTGCCCATTGGTCAGCAGCAGATTGAAGTAGAGATCCTCGTACATGTGTGCGATGCTGGGATGCATCTCCTTGACAGCATTGAACGCTTCGAGCGCTGTTGCAGGCTCAGTTGATGCCATGCGAAATGCTGTGGAAAGCTTCTCCTCGGATGCTGCGATAGAGGCTGGCCCCTTCTCGTAATCCCATGTGCCATCAACAACTTTTTCGACAACTGCGTCAAGCCACATGGGATGGCCGATCCACGCGACGTTTGCATTTCCGTCAATCACAAATGTGCTCGGAATACCGCGACGGTTTGCGGCTTTCATGAAGGCTCCATCCATCGCTTTCGATGCACCATCGAATGCAACTGTGTATCCCATGTCGTCGCCCTTGCCTTCGACGAACCCCTTGACGGTGTCGAGCGTCTTGTCGTCGTACTTGCGCTCCCAGATATTGACACCAACAACCGCGACGCCCTTGTCCTTGTAGGTGCGGGCAATTTGTGAGAGATGGGGCATCTGTGCAATGCACGGACCGCACCATGTTGCCCAGAACTCAACAACGTACACGCGACCCGACTCATACCCAGTGATAGGTTCACCCTTCACCCAGGTTTCAACGTTGATTGCAGGAGCCTTGTCACCAATGTTCAGTGTCTGAGCAGGGGCCGCCTGAGCCGGCTTGGTCTGTGCATCAGTCTTTGTAGACTGTGCATACGCTGTGCCAGCGAGCACGGTAACTGCTGCGACGGTGAGTGCTTTCTTCATCATGATCTGTGATCTCCGTTCTGATATCAGCTGCGAGTGGAGCGCGAGCGCAACGGTGCGCGGCTCCAGTTTTCCTCAGCAGCTGTTTGTCTGCTGATGATGTGACAGAGCAGAACACCTGCGTGGGCGTTCTGCTTCCATAAATCGACGGTATTCACGTGATCTGCTGTGCGTGAGAGAAATGGACCCAGATAAAGTCCAATAACATTGAAATTTGTGATTAGTCTGCTTGCTTGGCGAGCAAACGCCCTATAGCTCAGATCAGTTCCGGTCAGAAAGATGTCGCTGGAGTGCGGAGAAGAACCGAGGCCAGGCATTCGCAAAGTATGTCCTGACTGCAAGCCATTCCTCACGATGATCGGGGTGCTGAGAAATCTGCTCAGACCATCCCAGATGGGTGAGCCGAAGTGAGGTCTCGTTTGCGGTCACCGGTTCCAGTTCGATGATGACCCATGTGTGACGATCTCGCGCGTGTGTGAACTGAGGTGGCGCGTTCCATGTAAAACTGAGGATTCGTTGTGGTAGGAAACTCAGGATGGCGCACGTTTCAGATCCTCGCTTCCCCGCGGGCTGCGAGGCATCAAAGAGGATTTCATATGGCCCGCCGATGCAAAGCTCAATTTGAACATTGCATCCAAGGAATGCCTGCGCACCATCGGTGGTTGTCAGGGCATGCCAGACATTGCACAATGATCCCGGGAGGTCCATCTCAACGACCACTGGGTCGACATGAGGATGCAATGCGACCGCGCTCTTCTCTGCTTCACCCATCGTGACACTATCCCCTTGGCTCATCCCGCCGGTGCGCAACCCGGAGGTCGGAAGGAACAGCCTTGCGTGCGATGTGTTGTTGTGAGAAGCCTGTCTCACATTCCAGAGCAGACACAAAATATATCAGGTTTGTTTGGACAATGGGAACAGAAGTGCCATAAAACTCCCCCAAATACGGAAATTCTGCCGCCGATTCTTGTTGATTTTTCTACACAACACCCGGTTGGCTTTTTACCGGAATCACACACAGGACGCTCCCATGGGCAGAAAACGAAAGAAACACCACGCTGCTGCGCGCTCAGACACAGATTCTCCAGTTGAGACGCTAGCTCAAATGGACCCATGTCCGCATCGCATCTGGGGTGAGGTCGGTGTCGACTTTGATCAGAACTCGCTCGATCAGTTGCGCAATGCGTGCTCGTTGCCGGTGTCGGTCGCTGGAGCACTGATGCCCGATGCGCATGTCGGGTACGGACTTCCGATCGGCGGAGTGCTCGCCACGCGCGACGCGGTGATTCCCTACGCGGTCGGTGTGGATATCGCATGCCGGATGAAGATGACCGTGCTCGATCTGAACTCGAAGCAGATCGACCATCCGCACGTGCGGGATCGATTGGCTGGTGCGATCGAAGCCGAGACACGATTCGGTGTTGGCGGCGCATTCCGTGGGTACGACAGACATCAGCACGCGGTGATGGACGACGCTGCGTGGGACGCGTCGCACGTGACCCGCAAACTGAAGAACAAGGCGTGGACGCAGCTTGGCACGAGTGGTTCGGGGAATCACTTCGTGGAGTTCGGGCTGCTCACGGTTTTTGAGAACGCACCACGACGTGTATCACAACAATCAGAAGCCGGCTCGCACGCGAAGTGGGATCTTGAGCCGGGTACATATGTTGCGTTTATGTCGCACTCGGGCAGTCGAGGGAGCGGCGCATCGATCTGTCAGCACTATTCAGATATTGCCCGGGCAAACCATCCGGAACTTCCAAAGCAGTTCTCGTACCTTGCGTGGCTCGACATGAAGTCAGACGCGGGGCAGGAGTACTGGACCGCGATGAATCTCATGGGCAGGTACGCAGCAGCGAACCACGAGTGCATCCATCGTGCGATCGCGAAGCATCTCGGCGCGAAGGTCATCGCGGACGTTGAGAACCATCACAACTTCGCGTGGCTGGAAACGCATGAGGTTGATGGCGTGCAGGAAGAGGTCGTCGTGCATCGCAAGGGCGCAACACCCGCGGGCGACGGCGTGATGGGCATTATTCCGGGTACGATGGCGACACCCGGGTATGTTGTTGTGGGCGCAGGGTCATCCGATTCACTTCGATCGTCGAGTCACGGCGCAGGTCGTGTGCTCTCGCGCACAAAGGCACGCGAGAAGTTCCGGTTCGGCGCGGTTCGCGGGATGCTCGCAAAGCAGGGGATCACGGTGCTTTCTGCGGGTGCGGACGAGTCGCCCGGCGCGTACAAGGACATCGAGCAGGTGATGGCGCAGCAAGTAGATCTTGTGACGCCGGTGGCAAGGTTTGACCCGAAGATTGTGAAGATGGCGCCCGAGGGCGAGCGGGCGGAGGATTAGATTACTCTCGTCTACATATCTGTAAGCATTGAGTGCTTTATTATAAATTGGAGATAAGAAATTGATGGCTTGCTTATTACATACCCATCATTTTCTTGAACTGAATAGAAGGCCTGCTTGCTCGCCCTTTGCCAGATCGAATTACTCCTCTTATTGTCCATCTTGGGAGATTCTTCGTGTTTTGGACATTGCATAGACGTGGGTTCTTGTCTAACGCATACAACGTGAGTTCTTTTTCCATGTGCTTTAGTTCATTCTGCGGGACTTTTCGGTGATTGCCCATTGGTGTCACAAAGAAAACAACAGGTGTTCCTCTTGACGACTTGAATATAGCACTGTTGTAAATTTCAAGTTTGTGGTGTGAAAAGATCTCTTGTCCAAAGCCTTTGCCAGCCTTGCCAACGTACCACGGCTTAAATCCTTTCCCTGCGCGCATAGCAAATATGTAGCATCCTTGTTTGTAGTATAGAGATTCGGCAGTCTGGTTGTGCCAGAAATACTGACAGTCCTGCCTCTCTATTCTCTTTTTAATGCCGTTTTGGACACATGGCAACTCCAATGGGCCAACTACGTGGAGGTCTGTCGCCATTAGTTATTCCTTATGCGAAGTTAAAGGTTGTACGAAAACGATGTCATAAGTATATGCCCCTTTAATTGAGTTAGTGCCTCAAGGTTATCATGGAGCGGTCAGTAATATAGCTAGATGCTGGCATTGTGTTTCTTTTCCACGTGTATCCCGCTGGCACAACAACGTACAGATACTCTGTGTTGCGGAGATGGCTGACCGATCCAACCTTCTCGCCCTGCGGGTTGTGGATCCCGATCTGTGCGCCGACGTAGCGCTTGAAGTCGTTCTCGACGGTGTACACAT
Above is a genomic segment from Phycisphaeraceae bacterium containing:
- a CDS encoding beta-ketoacyl-[acyl-carrier-protein] synthase family protein, producing MGADRVVITGMGWVTPLGFDVDTVWSRLLKGDIAIGPVTRYDHETFATNFAAQVPEFDLADFVDDAKRFSHVRINTKFALAAGAVACRQAGLNISAMRDPRRVGIYLGAGEGPIDSDPFFTTNLVGWDAEQRTMVGEKWFAHAMEALNKENELEQDPHMAIHHLARAFGARGPALNCMTACAASTQSVGEASEMIRRGDADVMLAGGAHSMIHPLGMTGFIRLTAMSTRRDDPQHASRPFDRSREGFVMGEGAGIVVLESLDHALARGATPIAELAGYGSSADAFRITDIQPDGLGAQAAMNDALGQAGVDPRTTDASGRPRVHYISAHGTGTQENDAIETKAVKGVFGELAPKVPFSSVKSMMGHLIQAAGVVEMMTCVQAIRTGWVPPTVNLNDPDPECDLDYVRNKARDLNAAGGVDVCLSNGFGFGGQNDCVCVRKFA
- a CDS encoding SRPBCC domain-containing protein; the protein is MRQASHNNTSHARLFLPTSGLRTGGMSQGDSVTMGEAEKSAVALHPHVDPVVVEMDLPGSLCNVWHALTTTDGAQAFLGCNVQIELCIGGPYEILFDASQPAGKRGSETCAILSFLPQRILSFTWNAPPQFTHARDRHTWVIIELEPVTANETSLRLTHLGWSEQISQHPDHREEWLAVRTYFANAWPRFFSALQRHLSDRN
- a CDS encoding RtcB family protein; translation: MGRKRKKHHAAARSDTDSPVETLAQMDPCPHRIWGEVGVDFDQNSLDQLRNACSLPVSVAGALMPDAHVGYGLPIGGVLATRDAVIPYAVGVDIACRMKMTVLDLNSKQIDHPHVRDRLAGAIEAETRFGVGGAFRGYDRHQHAVMDDAAWDASHVTRKLKNKAWTQLGTSGSGNHFVEFGLLTVFENAPRRVSQQSEAGSHAKWDLEPGTYVAFMSHSGSRGSGASICQHYSDIARANHPELPKQFSYLAWLDMKSDAGQEYWTAMNLMGRYAAANHECIHRAIAKHLGAKVIADVENHHNFAWLETHEVDGVQEEVVVHRKGATPAGDGVMGIIPGTMATPGYVVVGAGSSDSLRSSSHGAGRVLSRTKAREKFRFGAVRGMLAKQGITVLSAGADESPGAYKDIEQVMAQQVDLVTPVARFDPKIVKMAPEGERAED
- a CDS encoding YeeE/YedE family protein, which produces MKNPLTIPRWSPYAVGASIGVLSWITFVFMGKALGASTTAVRAAGAVERVVAKDHAENSAYIAKYLGSGETLKPVFDWQFMLVIALAIGAFIAARLAHASLKEHVPAIWTSRFGSSRGLRYGAAFLGGIILIIGARMAGGCTSGHGISGGLQLSTSAYVFMAAMFLGGVPTALLLYGRKGAACAVPASTDSTSTTEVTNA
- a CDS encoding metalloregulator ArsR/SmtB family transcription factor; the protein is MSDFTWITSLDDLTEAAECFRTLAHPVRLRMIEVLLDHRLTVGEIAELCEIQPHAASEHLGMMRDRGLLDAEREGRKMFYTIAEPGLRSIMDCVHRRYRGEPSCDRPPVNQKENAR
- a CDS encoding redoxin family protein; translation: MMKKALTVAAVTVLAGTAYAQSTKTDAQTKPAQAAPAQTLNIGDKAPAINVETWVKGEPITGYESGRVYVVEFWATWCGPCIAQMPHLSQIARTYKDKGVAVVGVNIWERKYDDKTLDTVKGFVEGKGDDMGYTVAFDGASKAMDGAFMKAANRRGIPSTFVIDGNANVAWIGHPMWLDAVVEKVVDGTWDYEKGPASIAASEEKLSTAFRMASTEPATALEAFNAVKEMHPSIAHMYEDLYFNLLLTNGQFNKAYGLGEELVQGAMSAKDANKLNAIAWAIVNPEAAIEKRDLNLASKAAENADKISGGESPAIMDTLARVYFLKGEIDRAIEIQTKAVELVPERAKEQYTKALNEYKAAKK
- a CDS encoding YeeE/YedE family protein, coding for MPNVTLASAWFDSPSNLLLGVLTGLVFGFLLQKGGVTRFDVIVNQFRFKDNTVLKTMLTAIIVGGVGLYAMKAFGMDIKSHVKTAALVAVGGGGLIFGIGMALLGYCPGTAVAAIGEGSRHAIFGVVGMVVGAAVYAEIYPWLNKNVLKVQDLGKVTIPEQLHLSPWIMLIALIAGAGALFFAMERMDKHAPDA
- a CDS encoding glycine--tRNA ligase, which codes for MDKIMALCKRRGFIYPASEIYGGINGFWDYGPLGSQLKKNLRDAWWQDMIMNPCWGRTGPNGRRVETVPVETCIIQNPKVWEASGHLAGFADPMRKCASCGHFVRADQLWDIIVTSSDWFNSMIQEFEPSPEGTKYPKVDAQRLMQWAKKKGKKLAPNLAVVKNTEVTMSFLATRINGQPDAPLDVTEITQYIATEQLDATGLQDPCPRCGGPLGEPAAFKLMFESYSGLTQTEDSKVYLRPETAQGIFIHFKNVVDTSRVKLPFGIGNTGKSFRNEITPRNFTFRSREFEQAELEFFCHPDDSQDWYTFWRDFRMEWWQSIGLAGVNLTLREHDKDELSHYSVGTSDVEYKFPFTAPEFGELEGIAHRGNFDLTQHQKHSGAKLEYFDTERGELAPNGQPKGERYLPHCIEPAAGLDRGVLALICEAYTVDETRPSPELMKFHPRIAPIKAAVFPLVKKDGMPEAAEKLHAELRAKFGRLGFIEYDEKQSIGKRYARMDEAGCPFCFTIDGETLTDGTVTVRDRDTGAQERMPMENVSAFLAEKLGV